Genomic DNA from Streptomyces sp. AM 2-1-1:
TCGCGGTGCGGCGGGACGACGGTGCGGCGGGCCACGTCGTTGGCGACGGCGGTCCCGTGGTCACGCCGCACGAGGTGCAGGCAGAGATCGATCCCGGCGGCCACCCCGGCGGAGGTGAGCACGTCCCCGTCGTCGACGAAGAGCACGTCCGGATCGACCCGGACCCTCGGGAAGAGCCGCTGGAAGTGGTCGGCCGACGCCCAGTGGGTGGTGGCGGGCCGGCCGTCCAGCCGGCCGGCGGCGGCCAGGACGTACCCGCCGGTGCAGATGGCGACCAGCCGGGTGCCGGGCCCGATGTGGGCGAAGGCTGCCGCGAGTTCGCCGGTCAGCCGGCCCTCGTCGTACACCGGGCCCAGTTCGTACGAGGCGGGGACCACGACGGTGTCGGCGGTGGAGAGGGTTTCCGGGCCGTTGCGGACCATGACCGAGAAGTCGCCGTCCGTCTCGACCGGTCCGGGCGGCCGGACCGAACAGGTCACCACCTCGTACAGGTTCTCGCCCCGGCCGTGCGGCCCGAGGGCTTGGGCGATCCCGAAAATCCGCTGCGGGATGCCCAGTTCGAAGGGGAGCACCCCGTCCAGCGCGAGCACGACCACGCGGTGCGGCACGACCGCCTCCTCGGCGTTCTGGTAGATCTCTCCGGTGTGACACATCCACAGCCCGGCGAGCGACGTGACGGAGCCGGGCGCGTTCCCCGTACCCGGGCTTTCAGCACCCGGGCTTTCAGCACCCGGGCTTTCCGTACCCGGGCGGTCGCCGCCGCGGCGGCCGTACTGACCGTCGCCGCGGCCCTCTCCGTCCGCGCGCTCGCCGGCGGGGGGTTCGCCAAGTACGCCGGCGACGCGCTCTACACCGTGCTGGTCCACGCCCTGCTGGTGTTCCTCGCCCCGCGCGTGCGTCCTTTGCTCGCCGCCGGAGGAGCACTGGTGTTCAGCTGCGCCGTCGAGTTCGCCCAACTGTCGGACGTCCCGGCGCGTTTGTCGGCGCGCTCGGGGGCGGCCCGGCTGGTGCTCGGTTCCACCTTCAACGCCCCGGACCTGCTGTGGTACGCGGTCGGCGCGGGCGCCGGCTGGTGGGTGCACCGGTGGGCGGGGCGGCGGAGGCCGTCGCGGGCCGTTCAGCCCTTCGCACGGGACCTCTCCTCGGACTCCTGAATCTCCAGGAGCCGCAGCACGTGGGCGGTGGTGCGGCGGCGGGTGCTGCCGGAGACCCAGAGCGCCGCGCCGGTCACGCCGAACGGCACCGCGAGGCCGAGGATGCCCACGAACTCGGGCCACTGGCGCTCGTCCGCGCAGACGTTCCGGCTCCCCGGGGAGTACACCGACGAGATCGGGGCGTCGCACTCCACCTCCCGGGAGCCGGACTCGACACTGGTGGGCACCGTCAGCAGACAGCCCAGCCACACCAGCAGCAGGGCGGCGACGGCCGTCAGGGCCATGCCCCAGGCAGTCAGTCTCGACGCGCGGCGGTCGAACTCCGTGCGGGCTTCCCAGTACATGGGGTCGGTCCTCGTCTCAGGTCGGAGCATGCGGGCCGTGTCACGCACGACCAGCCCGTCGACAGGCGATCGTACGCACATGCGCACGGCCCGTGGCCCGATCCTTGCGACAGGTGTCCCTCAGGCCGCTCGTGCGCGCTCCGCCCCCGCCGCATGCTTCTCCCGTGAAGCAGAGAACCCAGAGCGCCGCCAGGGACGACGACGGGGGCGCGACCCCCGGCCCGGCCGTCACGTCCGCCGCGACAGAGCGTCGTTCGCCCCGGACCCGGCGCCTCCTCCCGATCCACCGCGCCTGGATCGTCGCCGCCGTGGCCTTCGTGACGATCATCGGCGGGGCGGCCTTCAACGCCCTGCCCGGCCTCCTCATCGACCCCCTGCACACGGAGTTCGGCTGGTCCCGGGGCGAGATCGGCCTCGCCGTGTCGATCGACCTCGCGCTGTACGGGATCACCGCACCGTTCGCCGCGGCGCTGATGGACCGGTTCGGGATCCGCCGCATCGTCGCCGGCGCGCTGACCGTGGTGGCCGCCGGTGCGCTGGGCAGCGTCTGGATGACGGCGTCCTGGCAGCTGATGGTCTACTGGGGCCTGCTGGTCGGGCTCGGCACGGGTTCCATGGCGATGTCCTTCTCCGCGACCGTCACCAACCGCTGGTTCGTCACCCGGCACGGCCTGGTCGCCGGCATCCTCACCGCCGCCGGCGCCTCCGGCCAGTTGATCTTCCTGCCGCTCTGCGCCTGGATCGTCAAGGAGCACGGCTGGCGGCCCGCCTCGGTGACCGTCGCCCTCGCCGCGCTGACCGTCGTGCCCCTCGTCTGGTTCCTGCTCCGCGACCATCCCGCCGACGTGGGACTCGCCCCCTACGGCGGTACGTACGCCGACAAGCCCG
This window encodes:
- a CDS encoding MFS transporter → MKQRTQSAARDDDGGATPGPAVTSAATERRSPRTRRLLPIHRAWIVAAVAFVTIIGGAAFNALPGLLIDPLHTEFGWSRGEIGLAVSIDLALYGITAPFAAALMDRFGIRRIVAGALTVVAAGALGSVWMTASWQLMVYWGLLVGLGTGSMAMSFSATVTNRWFVTRHGLVAGILTAAGASGQLIFLPLCAWIVKEHGWRPASVTVALAALTVVPLVWFLLRDHPADVGLAPYGGTYADKPAPARGAAARTLRVLFDAARTGPFWLLAGAFAICGASTNGLIRTHFVPSAHDHHMPITAAASLLAVIGVFDIIGTVFSGWLTDRFDSRRLLAVYYALRGVSLLFLPLLMAPSVHPPMVFFIVFYGLDWVATVPPTIALCREQYGDDSAIVFGWVLASHQIGAAVVAFLGGVARDAFGSYDVVWYAAGALCAVAALMSLVVRRKALPSGVQPVAAA
- a CDS encoding helix-turn-helix domain-containing protein, with protein sequence MPHRVVVLALDGVLPFELGIPQRIFGIAQALGPHGRGENLYEVVTCSVRPPGPVETDGDFSVMVRNGPETLSTADTVVVPASYELGPVYDEGRLTGELAAAFAHIGPGTRLVAICTGGYVLAAAGRLDGRPATTHWASADHFQRLFPRVRVDPDVLFVDDGDVLTSAGVAAGIDLCLHLVRRDHGTAVANDVARRTVVPPHRDGGQRQYIQRPVPEPLFATTTAARSWALGRLEGPIQLRDMAERESMSVRTFTRRFREETGLSPGQWVTQQRVELARRLLESSGLTVDRIARQSGFGSAASLRQHFQAALGVAPTAYRRTFRATAGTRG
- a CDS encoding DUF2809 domain-containing protein; the encoded protein is MTVAAALSVRALAGGGFAKYAGDALYTVLVHALLVFLAPRVRPLLAAGGALVFSCAVEFAQLSDVPARLSARSGAARLVLGSTFNAPDLLWYAVGAGAGWWVHRWAGRRRPSRAVQPFARDLSSDS